A stretch of the Hydra vulgaris chromosome 09, alternate assembly HydraT2T_AEP genome encodes the following:
- the LOC100206735 gene encoding calpain-9 isoform X2 has protein sequence MATVTVTTKKIYSASAPAGYHLGGAHQEVGQAKTPSRAIPFNGVSYSDLQKQLLKNKVLFEDPDFPATDDSLFFSKKPPRPFVWKRPNEIVNDPKMFVGGASRFDITQGMLGDCWLLAAVAALCQYEGLLYQVVPPDQDFKTNYCGLIRFRFWQYGDWNEIVIDDRLPTYNNKLVFLHSAQNNEFWSALLEKAYAKLCGSYEALKGGQTSEAMEDFTGGVTESFNTQKAPKRFFKLLQKAQERQSLMCCSIEAAPNEVESKLDNGLIKGHAYTITDIKKLHEHKLIRVRNPWGNDREWTGAWSDKSNEWHHVSQADKESLGITYDDDGEFWMSFNDFRKNFTRVEVCMLSPDSAGDSDRKSWEMVINQGSWQKHVSAGGCRNFPETFHLNPQYRIKLEDPDDDDEVDNCTIVIGVIQKGRRKQKRVGAQNLTVGFAIYKLEDDVNEYIEQDRLNKDFFLYHKSFARSENFVNAREVTGRFSLPPGEYAILPSTFKNNEEGDFILRMFSEKAHKSSCMDTLTQIEYKPKQESASEDASFDAKFKPFFVKVAGKDEEIDAFELQTVLTAALKTEMHGKEFSLEACRSMVAMTDRDRNGRLDYNEFRSCWRTVMEWKNNFNAYDKDGSGDMDAIELRDALAKLGFKLSSPALSSLALRYVNKHGNVSFDDYIQACCRVRSSFESYLSYQGKSFTLDDYIMSAIYT, from the exons ATGg caACCGTAACTGTAACAACCAAAAAGATTTACTCTGCCAGTGCACCAGCAGGTTATCACTTAGGTGGTGCTCATCAAGAAGTTGGACAAGCTAAAACTCCCTCACGTGCCATCCCATTTAATGGCGTATCATATAGTGATTTACAgaaacaattactaaaaaataaagtccTTTTTGAAGACCCTGACTTTCCTGCCACAGATGAtagcttatttttttcaaagaagcCACCACGACCTTTTGTGTGGAAAAGACctaat GAGATTGTAAATGATCCAAAAATGTTTGTTGGAGGAGCTAGTCGATTTGATATCACACAAGGTATGCTTGGCGATTGTTGGCTGCTTGCTGCAGTTGCTGCATTATGCCAATATGAAGGTCTCCTTTATCAAGTAGTTCCCCCTGAccaagattttaaaacaaactactGTGGTCTTATTAGATTTCGTTTCTGGCAGTATGGTGATTGGAATGAAATAGTTATTGATGATCGTTTGCCGACCTACAACaataaactagtttttttacATTCTGCCCAAAATAACGAATTTTGGTCTGCACTTTTGGAAAAAGCTTATGccaa gttATGTGGAAGTTATGAGGCATTAAAGGGTGGCCAGACAAGTGAAGCCATGGAAGACTTCACAGGTGGTGTGACTGAAAGCTTTAATACACAGAAAGCacctaaaaggttttttaagttGCTTCAAAAAGCTCAAGAACGCCAATCACTTATGTGTTGTTCCATTGAAGCTGCACCAAATGAAGTTGAATCAAAACTTGATAATGGGCTTATTAAAGGACATGCTTATACCATCACTgatataaaaaag cttCATGAACATAAACTAATCCGTGTTCGTAATCCATGGGGAAATGATAGAGAGTGGACTGGTGCATGGTCTGACAA atcaaaTGAATGGCATCATGTATCACAAGCTGATAAGGAAAGTCTTGGCATAACTTATGACGATGATGGTGAATTTTG GATGTCATTCAATGATTTCAGAAAGAACTTCACTCGAGTTGAAGTTTGCATGTTGAGTCCAGATTCTGCTGGTGATTCAGATCGTAAAAGTTGGGAAATGGTAATTAACCAAGGGTCTTGGCAAAAACACGTCTCTGCAGGTGGTTGTCGAAACTTTCCTGaaacttttcatttaaatccGCAAtacag aattaaactGGAGGatcctgatgatgatgatgaagttGATAACTGCACAATTGTTATTGGTGTTATCCAAAAAGGAAGACGTAAACAAAAGAGAGTTGGAGCGCAAAATCTTACAGTTGGTTTTGCTATTTATAAG cttGAAGATGATGTTAATGAATACATTGAACAAGATCGTTTAAACAAAGACTTCTTTTTATATCACAAATCATTTGCTCGTTCTGAAAATTTTGTCAATGCACGTGAAGTGACAGGAAGATTTAGTTTACCACCTGGGGAGTATGCAATTTTaccttcaacttttaaaaataacgaAGAGGGAGATTTTATATTGAGAATGTTTTCTGAGAAAGCTCACAAATCAAg TTGCATGGATACATTAACACAAATTGAATATAAACCAAAACAA gAATCAGCCAGTGAAGATGCCAGTTTTGATGCCAAATTTAAACCATTCTTTGTCAAAGTTGCtggaaag gatGAAGAAATTGATGCATTTGAGCTACAAACTGTACTAACCGCTGCATTGAAAACAG AAATGCACGGAAAAGAGTTTAGTTTAGAAGCCTGTCGTAGTATGGTGGCAATGACAGATCGTGATAGAAATGGAAGATTAGACTATAATGAATTTAGATCATGTTGGCGTACAGTTATGgaatggaaaaataattttaatgcataTGATAAAGACGGTAGTGGAGACATGGATGCTATTGAGTTGCGTGATGCACTGGCTAAACTTGGCTTTAAACTCAGTTCTCCTGCATTGTCATCGCTTGCTTTACGATATGTAAATAAACATGGCAATGTATCTTTTGATGACTATATTCAAGCATGCTGTCGAGTGCGATCTAGTTTTg agtcATATTTATCTTATCAAGGAAAATCATTTACTTTGGATGAC tatatcaTGTCAGCTATTTACACTTAA